One Endozoicomonas gorgoniicola DNA window includes the following coding sequences:
- a CDS encoding acyltransferase family protein, which translates to MLLANSHTDLGKELIMKKRMYWLDNAKSIGIFLVVLGHLSIPSKLHNYIYAFHMPLFFFLSGVTFKHKNFELKEFMLKRARVLLFPYLVFGIATYLWWLAIGRNFGSGASTIMPLYRPLVGMLYSNGIDGWLIHNVPLWFLTCLFITECIFFSISKTVSKKTLLIIISLIAYFGYLLSSTNAPRLPWGINIVPMSQLFLCAGYLLKEFAGKNSLGRLPNSMITIATLALTYWLSYKNWGADMNHNHYGNLVIYVIAAIAGIIAIISFSKIIPPNSIMSYIGKNTLTILVLHGFVCTLLKGIFIFLLNFPLSEFNETLLLNLIIAVGSILALFPVAFFFGKKSTLSYR; encoded by the coding sequence ATGCTCTTAGCAAACTCACACACCGATTTAGGTAAAGAACTAATTATGAAGAAAAGAATGTATTGGTTAGACAATGCTAAAAGTATCGGCATTTTTTTAGTTGTTTTAGGCCATCTGAGCATACCATCAAAATTGCATAATTATATTTACGCATTTCATATGCCGCTTTTCTTCTTTTTATCAGGTGTTACCTTTAAGCACAAAAACTTCGAATTGAAAGAGTTTATGCTGAAAAGGGCAAGAGTATTATTGTTTCCATACCTAGTGTTTGGTATAGCAACATATTTATGGTGGCTTGCTATTGGTCGTAACTTTGGTTCTGGTGCAAGTACCATTATGCCGCTGTATAGACCGTTAGTAGGTATGCTCTATTCTAATGGTATTGATGGCTGGTTGATTCATAATGTGCCCTTATGGTTTCTAACTTGTCTTTTTATTACAGAGTGTATTTTTTTCAGTATCTCAAAAACAGTATCAAAGAAAACACTGTTGATTATCATTTCTTTAATTGCATACTTTGGTTATTTACTTTCATCAACAAATGCACCAAGACTCCCTTGGGGTATAAATATAGTGCCTATGAGCCAATTGTTCTTGTGCGCTGGCTATCTCTTAAAAGAGTTTGCAGGAAAAAATAGTTTGGGGCGTTTGCCAAATAGTATGATCACTATTGCAACGTTAGCTTTAACCTATTGGCTGTCTTATAAAAACTGGGGAGCTGATATGAACCATAATCATTATGGTAATTTAGTCATTTATGTTATTGCAGCAATAGCTGGCATAATAGCAATTATCTCTTTTTCCAAAATAATACCCCCTAATTCAATAATGTCTTATATTGGTAAAAATACATTAACTATTCTGGTATTACATGGCTTCGTTTGTACTTTATTAAAAGGTATTTTCATATTCTTATTAAATTTCCCTTTGAGTGAGTTCAATGAAACTTTACTTTTGAACTTAATCATTGCAGTCGGAAGCATTCTCGCTCTTTTTCCTGTTGCGTTTTTTTTTGGAAAAAAAAGTACCTTATCTTATAGGTAG
- a CDS encoding glycosyltransferase — translation MNIKFVIDVDPEAKTGLYNAVEEKIKYWGGGEIYNITYYDSCFLKITKLFFKKKTKKKIPLEYFANSKVKNIYIKQGVLSSIGKRLKYLHTFIHQKDSKLLRKAIGDKPALLSAHWGITAGILARYATMKTKHHYTITCHGSDVHTYPKKNKYLKEELIKALSDSQSCIFVSSGLKKEAKAIGFSTKNSNVIYNGINTCRFKNRTKKFNFKRIGFIGNLFKIKGADIFARVCALLERQQRGLKYVVIGDGEQREYMKTTMPACKSTFLGKVKPEDIPDILSTIDLIVIPSRKEGLSLVALEAQAAGVKVVASDVGGLPEAVGQDNVVPFSESDNFEVLLANKIFETLQKFHPVSLPDQFDLSVTKKEELDHFHKIYSHCFNK, via the coding sequence GTGAATATTAAATTTGTTATCGATGTTGATCCTGAAGCTAAAACAGGTCTATATAATGCCGTAGAAGAAAAAATCAAGTACTGGGGTGGTGGTGAAATATATAATATTACGTATTATGACTCATGTTTTTTAAAAATTACAAAGCTATTTTTTAAAAAAAAGACAAAGAAAAAAATACCATTAGAATATTTTGCTAATTCTAAAGTAAAAAATATTTATATAAAACAAGGTGTGTTAAGTAGTATTGGAAAAAGGTTAAAATATCTACACACATTTATACATCAGAAAGACAGTAAATTATTGAGAAAAGCGATAGGAGATAAGCCAGCACTACTTTCTGCTCACTGGGGCATAACTGCGGGTATACTGGCACGTTATGCAACAATGAAAACAAAACATCATTATACTATCACTTGTCATGGTAGTGATGTCCATACATACCCAAAAAAAAATAAATATCTAAAGGAAGAGTTGATCAAGGCGCTAAGTGATTCACAAAGTTGTATTTTTGTTAGTAGTGGCTTAAAGAAAGAAGCTAAAGCGATTGGTTTTTCTACAAAAAACAGCAACGTTATATATAATGGAATCAATACTTGCAGATTTAAGAATAGAACAAAAAAATTTAATTTCAAACGAATTGGTTTTATTGGAAATTTATTTAAGATAAAAGGTGCGGATATATTCGCAAGAGTTTGTGCTTTATTAGAACGTCAACAGAGAGGGCTGAAATATGTAGTTATTGGAGATGGTGAACAAAGAGAGTATATGAAAACAACAATGCCAGCATGCAAAAGCACTTTTTTGGGTAAAGTTAAGCCAGAAGATATACCTGATATTTTATCAACCATTGATTTAATAGTAATACCGAGCAGAAAAGAAGGTTTGTCTCTTGTTGCACTGGAGGCCCAGGCTGCTGGAGTAAAGGTTGTGGCAAGTGATGTCGGAGGGTTACCAGAAGCTGTTGGTCAAGATAATGTTGTTCCTTTTTCTGAATCGGATAATTTTGAAGTGTTATTAGCAAATAAAATTTTTGAAACACTTCAAAAATTTCATCCTGTTAGCTTACCTGATCAATTTGACCTAAGTGTCACAAAAAAAGAAGAACTTGATCATTTTCATAAAATTTATAGCCATTGTTTTAATAAGTAA
- a CDS encoding glycosyltransferase, translating to MDLAKLKAPSSEEEITKHWKYTDKVYVSVICTTYNQESYIRDAIESFLAQETEYRFEIVIHDDASTDGTRKIIEKYYDRFPSIISPVLQKENKHSQGQKISALAVSFSKGEYIAFCEGDDYWCDSKKLDKQYNALQENKNILLCVHDAFVINEKNEESDYKFPKRKYKKQIIPHREIFLEKGQFSPTASMMVHSSIFKPLPDFYYNTPVGDFFIEIMGGVNGVLYLPKKMSVYRRGSAGSWSVRVLKNVDRLTNHNLRMITSLDSVKKELDIKGSLINKKKRHNYLGLADIYWKKNKIESIKYFLLSLKAGLMKDHLRFFVDKIY from the coding sequence ATGGATTTAGCTAAGTTAAAAGCCCCTTCTTCAGAAGAAGAAATAACAAAGCACTGGAAATATACTGATAAGGTTTATGTAAGTGTTATCTGTACAACTTACAATCAAGAAAGTTATATTCGTGATGCTATAGAAAGCTTTCTTGCTCAGGAAACTGAATATCGTTTTGAAATTGTTATTCATGATGATGCTTCAACGGACGGGACAAGAAAAATCATTGAAAAATATTACGATAGATTCCCTTCAATAATTAGTCCAGTGCTGCAAAAAGAAAACAAACATAGTCAAGGACAAAAAATAAGTGCATTGGCAGTTAGCTTTTCAAAAGGTGAGTATATTGCATTTTGTGAAGGTGATGATTATTGGTGTGATAGTAAAAAACTAGACAAGCAATATAATGCATTACAGGAAAACAAAAATATTCTACTCTGTGTACATGATGCATTTGTTATTAATGAAAAAAATGAAGAATCAGATTATAAATTTCCTAAGCGTAAATACAAAAAGCAAATAATCCCACATAGAGAGATATTTTTAGAAAAAGGGCAGTTTTCACCGACTGCTTCTATGATGGTGCATTCTTCAATTTTTAAACCCCTGCCTGATTTTTATTACAACACTCCGGTAGGGGATTTTTTTATTGAAATAATGGGTGGTGTTAATGGTGTACTATATCTACCCAAAAAAATGAGCGTCTATAGAAGGGGTAGTGCTGGTTCGTGGAGTGTTAGAGTTTTAAAAAATGTTGATAGACTTACTAACCATAATCTGAGAATGATTACGTCTTTGGACTCTGTAAAAAAAGAATTGGATATCAAAGGTAGTTTGATAAACAAAAAGAAAAGGCATAATTACTTAGGTTTAGCCGATATTTATTGGAAGAAAAATAAAATAGAATCGATTAAATATTTCTTATTGTCATTGAAGGCAGGGTTAATGAAAGATCATTTGAGGTTTTTTGTTGATAAAATCTATTAA
- a CDS encoding lipopolysaccharide biosynthesis protein, translating to MPESKSKALTGLKWSAIERILTQGMQFVMMIVIARQLTPGDFGLVGMLAIFMAISQTFIDSGFSTALIRKGEPSETECATAFYFNVVVGIACYGLLFAASPLIASFYGEPILESLTKIIGLNVLFSSLAVVQRAKLTIALDFKKQSVISLIAVVVSGALGIAMAYTGFGVWALAAQTVAMNLLVALLLWVLIRWVPVEPFCWATFKELFGFGSKLLASGLLDTLYKNIYQIIIGKQFSASQLGYFTKAKQLSELPALNITQIIQRVNFPLMSQIKNDDKQLEQAYARALKYAAMVIFPLMAGLAVLAKPVIQVVLNDQWLPAVPMLSLLCLTAMLYPIHAINLNLLQVKGRSDWFLKLEVIKKTITTITLFITVPQGVMAMCLGMVVNSFMALFVNTHYTGKLLGLTTKKQIQLLLPVAAGTVLASLAGWMVLVNVSEPLLQIVLGGLAGFGVYVVSVKRFCKDEYREVVHRVFSDYKTA from the coding sequence ATGCCTGAATCAAAGAGCAAAGCCTTAACAGGGCTAAAATGGAGTGCCATCGAACGCATACTCACCCAGGGTATGCAGTTTGTGATGATGATCGTCATTGCCCGGCAGCTAACACCGGGCGACTTTGGCCTGGTGGGAATGCTGGCTATTTTTATGGCGATCTCACAAACCTTTATCGACAGTGGTTTTTCTACAGCACTGATACGCAAAGGAGAACCCTCCGAAACAGAATGTGCCACTGCCTTTTATTTTAATGTGGTAGTTGGCATTGCATGTTACGGGCTATTGTTTGCGGCATCACCACTGATTGCGAGCTTTTATGGTGAACCGATACTGGAAAGCCTGACAAAGATCATAGGCCTGAATGTATTATTCAGCTCCCTGGCGGTTGTGCAGAGAGCCAAACTGACCATTGCTCTGGACTTTAAGAAACAATCCGTCATTTCACTGATCGCTGTGGTTGTCAGCGGTGCACTGGGCATTGCGATGGCGTACACAGGGTTTGGTGTATGGGCTCTGGCAGCACAAACGGTTGCCATGAATTTATTGGTAGCACTGTTGCTGTGGGTTTTAATTCGCTGGGTTCCTGTAGAACCATTTTGCTGGGCAACCTTTAAAGAATTGTTCGGGTTTGGTTCAAAGCTACTGGCTTCCGGACTGTTGGATACCCTATACAAAAACATTTACCAGATCATTATTGGTAAACAATTTTCTGCCAGCCAACTGGGTTATTTCACAAAAGCTAAGCAATTATCTGAACTGCCTGCGCTGAACATTACCCAGATCATACAACGGGTCAATTTCCCGTTAATGAGCCAGATAAAAAACGACGATAAACAGTTAGAACAGGCTTATGCCAGGGCTTTAAAGTACGCTGCCATGGTGATCTTCCCGCTAATGGCTGGGCTGGCGGTATTAGCAAAGCCGGTGATTCAGGTAGTGCTGAACGATCAATGGTTGCCAGCGGTACCGATGTTAAGTTTGTTGTGCCTGACTGCCATGCTGTATCCAATTCACGCTATCAACCTGAATTTGTTGCAGGTAAAAGGAAGATCGGACTGGTTTTTAAAGCTGGAAGTTATTAAGAAAACCATTACTACGATCACGTTGTTTATCACAGTGCCACAGGGCGTGATGGCGATGTGTTTGGGGATGGTCGTTAATTCTTTTATGGCACTGTTTGTGAATACCCATTACACCGGAAAACTGTTGGGATTAACCACGAAAAAGCAGATACAGCTGTTATTGCCGGTGGCAGCAGGAACGGTGCTGGCGAGTCTTGCGGGGTGGATGGTGCTGGTAAATGTTTCGGAGCCTTTGTTGCAAATTGTTTTAGGCGGTTTGGCAGGGTTTGGTGTTTATGTGGTGAGTGTGAAACGTTTTTGTAAGGATGAGTATCGGGAAGTGGTACATCGAGTTTTTTCTGATTACAAAACTGCTTAG
- a CDS encoding DegT/DnrJ/EryC1/StrS family aminotransferase, which produces MIPVNKPYLPDLGKYQRYIEGIYDRAWLTNNGPMVQELKARLEDYLGVKHLLPVANGTLALQLAYKALNVSGSAITTPFTFVATASSLKWEGITPQFADIDPHSLNLCPDRAAGQIDSHTSAIVPVHVYGNACDVKGFEAIASENQLKIIYDAAHAFGVNYQGQSILNYGDASTLSFHATKVFHTVEGGAVIFKDADAYERAFKMINFGIDTSNGKIVDCGTNAKMSEVHAAMGLTVLDKIDEVIDRRCQLHRQYQANLKNVVELPGWRSGTNQNGAYMPIIFKSAPECTAVFTALRDQGIIVRRYFSPSLAQVEALGDNRHSTPIADDFANRVLCLPLYYDLTSGELEQVCNALKKALQTL; this is translated from the coding sequence ATGATTCCTGTCAATAAACCTTATCTGCCGGACCTTGGAAAATACCAGCGTTATATAGAAGGCATTTATGACAGAGCCTGGCTGACCAACAATGGTCCGATGGTGCAGGAACTCAAAGCCCGGCTGGAAGATTATCTTGGCGTAAAACATCTTTTGCCCGTGGCAAACGGCACACTGGCTTTGCAATTAGCGTATAAAGCACTGAATGTTAGCGGCTCAGCCATTACAACGCCGTTCACCTTTGTTGCCACCGCCAGTTCACTCAAGTGGGAAGGCATTACTCCGCAATTTGCCGATATCGACCCACACAGCCTGAACCTCTGCCCTGATCGGGCTGCCGGACAAATAGACAGCCATACCTCCGCCATTGTGCCGGTTCATGTGTATGGCAATGCCTGTGATGTTAAGGGTTTTGAGGCAATTGCCAGCGAGAATCAGCTTAAAATAATTTACGACGCTGCCCATGCATTTGGCGTTAACTATCAGGGGCAGAGTATTCTGAATTATGGCGATGCTTCAACACTGAGCTTCCACGCCACTAAGGTCTTCCATACTGTTGAAGGTGGCGCGGTTATTTTTAAAGACGCTGACGCTTATGAGCGAGCGTTTAAAATGATTAATTTTGGTATAGATACCTCCAACGGCAAAATCGTGGATTGCGGTACCAATGCCAAAATGAGTGAAGTTCATGCCGCTATGGGGCTGACTGTACTCGATAAAATAGATGAGGTTATTGACCGGCGTTGCCAATTGCACCGGCAATATCAGGCAAACCTTAAAAATGTCGTTGAATTACCGGGCTGGCGATCAGGTACCAATCAAAATGGTGCGTATATGCCCATTATTTTCAAGAGTGCGCCAGAGTGTACCGCCGTTTTCACGGCACTACGGGATCAGGGCATTATTGTCAGAAGGTACTTTTCACCCTCACTGGCACAGGTTGAAGCGCTTGGTGATAACCGTCATTCCACCCCCATTGCTGACGATTTTGCCAACCGGGTACTCTGTTTACCCCTCTATTACGACTTGACCAGCGGCGAGCTAGAACAAGTGTGTAACGCCCTGAAAAAAGCCCTGCAAACGCTATAA
- a CDS encoding GNAT family N-acetyltransferase: protein MKNECVESYLAGQHSKDKLESLLKDSKDELQNILVDLDLNELAAKWHKNACVFEYLVEDSTAGVIIFYANDPKKSAAFITLVVTYPDFRKKGIGASLLAAVKDYCRKNGFLKIKLETYSEKLMNWYEQNDFYLTGKTTRLNSSTEMQLTYQMEYKVNHESEKKCHC, encoded by the coding sequence ATGAAAAATGAATGTGTAGAATCATACTTAGCAGGCCAGCACTCGAAAGATAAGCTTGAGTCTTTATTAAAAGACAGCAAAGACGAGCTTCAAAATATTTTAGTTGATTTAGACCTGAATGAGCTTGCAGCTAAATGGCATAAAAATGCTTGTGTTTTTGAATATCTTGTTGAAGATAGTACAGCAGGTGTCATTATTTTTTATGCGAATGATCCTAAAAAAAGCGCAGCTTTCATCACACTGGTTGTAACATATCCTGATTTTAGAAAAAAAGGAATAGGAGCTTCATTACTGGCAGCAGTTAAAGATTACTGTAGGAAAAATGGTTTTTTAAAAATAAAACTAGAAACATATAGTGAAAAATTAATGAACTGGTATGAGCAGAACGATTTCTATTTAACAGGTAAAACTACGAGGTTAAACAGCAGTACTGAAATGCAATTAACATATCAAATGGAATATAAGGTTAATCATGAATCTGAAAAAAAATGTCATTGCTAA
- a CDS encoding WbqC family protein, giving the protein MRLGLMQPYFLPYIGYWQLINLVDHFIIYDDVQYIKQGWVNRNRYLNNRKPTFFTIPVSKGSMKDHMLDKKIQPQWHKKEADKFIKSLKQNYLKSDYAELIDFFEKIVLFQSSDMVEYLHNSITKVCELLDIDTKITFSSSLKRNMNLSGQKSVLDICKMVNANAYTNPIGGAEIYDKEYFEDSSVELSFIRAKPIEYSQLGKNKFVPYLSIIDMLFNCGIAGTKEYLTEYELL; this is encoded by the coding sequence ATGCGTTTAGGCCTGATGCAGCCATATTTCTTACCTTATATTGGTTACTGGCAGCTAATAAACTTAGTTGATCATTTCATTATATACGACGATGTTCAATATATTAAGCAAGGTTGGGTTAATCGAAACCGATACTTAAATAACAGAAAGCCAACATTTTTCACTATCCCTGTATCTAAGGGATCAATGAAAGATCATATGCTTGATAAGAAAATACAGCCGCAGTGGCACAAGAAAGAAGCAGATAAATTTATTAAATCACTTAAGCAAAATTATTTAAAAAGTGATTATGCTGAGTTGATTGATTTTTTTGAAAAAATAGTATTATTTCAATCGAGTGACATGGTTGAATACCTACATAACAGTATTACTAAAGTTTGTGAGTTGTTAGATATAGATACAAAAATAACGTTCTCGTCATCTTTAAAAAGAAACATGAATTTATCTGGTCAGAAAAGTGTTCTTGATATTTGTAAGATGGTAAATGCTAACGCTTATACTAACCCAATTGGTGGTGCAGAAATATACGATAAGGAATATTTTGAAGATAGCAGTGTTGAACTAAGTTTTATCAGAGCAAAGCCTATTGAATATAGTCAGCTTGGTAAGAATAAGTTTGTACCCTATCTATCAATAATTGATATGCTTTTTAATTGTGGCATTGCTGGAACAAAAGAATACTTGACAGAGTATGAGCTTCTCTAA
- a CDS encoding acyltransferase, with amino-acid sequence MVGKNIFFEKVARLSRDLKIGDNSGVGINYEIQSNVEIGKNVMMGPEVVIYTENHNTARTDTPMMDQGMMKVRRVIIEDDVWIGRRVIILPGVKVGKGSILGAGSVVAKNVPEFSVVVGNPGKVIKSRLNY; translated from the coding sequence TTGGTAGGGAAAAATATATTTTTTGAAAAAGTGGCAAGATTGTCAAGAGATTTAAAAATTGGTGATAATTCCGGTGTAGGTATCAACTATGAAATTCAAAGTAATGTTGAAATTGGTAAGAATGTTATGATGGGTCCAGAAGTAGTCATATATACAGAAAACCATAATACAGCACGCACAGATACTCCTATGATGGATCAGGGAATGATGAAGGTAAGGAGGGTGATAATTGAAGATGATGTGTGGATAGGGCGGCGTGTTATCATTTTACCAGGAGTAAAAGTTGGCAAAGGGTCAATATTGGGAGCAGGTAGTGTTGTGGCAAAAAATGTTCCTGAATTCTCTGTTGTTGTTGGAAACCCCGGGAAAGTCATTAAGAGTAGATTAAATTATTAG
- a CDS encoding ATP-grasp domain-containing protein, whose product MKKKVLVVPSGTEIGLEVERALRYSENYELIGANSIDDASFFVFYKNKLGLPYVDKPEFSKFVIELVDKLDVDFVIPAHDSATLALSSVRDQLGATLICSDTKAVEIARSKLKTYETLKDAVRVPKVFHKADHLYPVFIKPDVGQGSRGAFICHCPEDYKLINSGDIVCEYLPGEEYTVDCLNDKHGNLIYASPRIRLTMKNGISVSTRNIELTNEFKNFALSISQKIKLKGAWFFQVKRDVNNELCLLEISVRPAGSMALSRMNGVNFIEESLLIHQGVDVDLIQQNFQIIMHRPLNQYIKINIDFNTLYVEFDGCLLLDNKKLNPELIQLLVQALNKGKEIILLTRHRGDLAKALHKLRLSNFFDRVVHLDGDEPKSNHINKQCSIFIDDSFDERYEVYKNKGIPVFSLDAVTGLLHSL is encoded by the coding sequence ATGAAAAAGAAAGTGTTGGTAGTTCCATCTGGAACTGAGATAGGCTTGGAGGTTGAAAGAGCTTTAAGGTATAGTGAGAATTATGAGCTGATTGGTGCTAATTCTATTGATGATGCATCATTTTTTGTTTTTTATAAAAATAAACTAGGGCTACCTTATGTTGATAAACCTGAATTCAGTAAGTTTGTTATAGAGCTGGTTGATAAGCTTGATGTTGATTTTGTTATACCTGCACATGATAGTGCTACATTAGCATTGTCTTCTGTTAGAGATCAGTTAGGTGCAACATTAATATGTTCCGATACAAAAGCAGTTGAAATTGCCAGGAGCAAATTAAAAACTTACGAAACATTAAAGGATGCCGTACGTGTTCCAAAAGTTTTTCATAAGGCCGATCACCTGTACCCAGTATTCATCAAGCCAGACGTTGGGCAAGGTAGCAGAGGGGCTTTTATATGCCACTGCCCTGAAGATTATAAATTGATAAATTCCGGTGATATCGTCTGTGAGTATCTTCCCGGTGAAGAATATACAGTAGACTGCCTGAACGATAAACATGGCAACTTGATATATGCTTCTCCGCGAATTCGATTGACAATGAAAAATGGCATTTCTGTATCAACCAGAAATATTGAATTGACGAATGAGTTTAAGAATTTTGCATTATCAATCAGTCAAAAAATAAAACTCAAAGGTGCCTGGTTCTTTCAGGTCAAGCGTGATGTGAACAACGAGTTATGCTTACTGGAAATTTCAGTTCGCCCAGCTGGCTCTATGGCATTAAGTCGTATGAATGGGGTTAATTTCATTGAAGAAAGTTTGCTTATCCATCAAGGTGTTGATGTTGATTTAATACAGCAAAATTTCCAAATAATAATGCATAGGCCTTTAAACCAATACATTAAAATTAATATTGATTTTAATACTTTGTACGTTGAATTTGATGGCTGTCTACTACTGGATAATAAAAAGCTTAACCCTGAATTAATACAGTTACTGGTACAAGCGTTAAATAAAGGCAAAGAAATAATTTTGCTTACCAGGCATAGAGGTGATTTGGCTAAAGCACTGCATAAATTAAGGTTAAGTAATTTTTTCGACAGAGTTGTTCATCTGGATGGAGATGAGCCTAAGTCAAATCATATTAATAAGCAATGCTCGATATTTATTGATGACTCTTTTGATGAAAGATATGAAGTTTATAAAAACAAAGGGATACCTGTGTTTTCACTGGACGCAGTGACTGGGTTACTTCATAGCCTGTAA
- the tnpA gene encoding IS200/IS605 family transposase: MRDYKSLAHTRWDCKYHIVFIPKRRRKVIYGNLRKFLGEIFHELARRKGCKILEGHLMSDHVHMCISIPPKYPVSHVVGYLKGKCAIEIAKNFKGKQRNFNGEHFWARGYFVSTVGLDEEVVRAYIRDQEKNDGNRDQYDLDW, translated from the coding sequence ATGAGAGACTACAAGAGTTTGGCTCATACGCGTTGGGATTGTAAGTACCATATTGTCTTTATCCCAAAGAGAAGACGAAAGGTAATCTATGGGAATTTGAGAAAGTTTCTCGGAGAAATATTTCATGAGCTTGCCAGAAGGAAAGGCTGCAAAATTCTCGAAGGGCATTTGATGTCTGATCATGTTCACATGTGCATCAGTATTCCACCCAAATATCCGGTATCTCATGTCGTTGGATATCTGAAAGGAAAGTGTGCAATAGAGATTGCGAAAAATTTCAAAGGCAAGCAGCGTAACTTTAACGGAGAGCATTTTTGGGCAAGAGGTTACTTTGTCTCAACAGTAGGACTTGATGAAGAAGTGGTTCGGGCATATATCCGAGATCAAGAAAAGAATGATGGAAATAGAGATCAGTATGATCTTGACTGGTAA
- the rfbA gene encoding glucose-1-phosphate thymidylyltransferase RfbA — MKGIILAGGSGTRLHPVTKGVSKQLLPVYDKPMIYYPLSVLMLAGIRDILVITTPEDQVHFYSVLGDGSRFGINLTYAIQPEPKGLAQAFTIGRSFIGNDRVALVLGDNIFYGPGFSPKLKEAAKKEKGATLFGYQVMDPERFGVVAYDKTGKVTSIEEKPEKPKSNYAVTGLYFYDNQVVELAKEVKPSARGELEITDLNKMYLEQGTLQVERLVRGFAWLDTGTHDSLLEASHFVQTIERRQGFKIACLEEIAFKQNWLTLAQLQRAGEQQKKNSYGQYLLNLVKEA, encoded by the coding sequence ATGAAAGGCATCATTCTTGCCGGGGGTAGTGGCACACGGCTACACCCTGTCACCAAAGGCGTATCCAAACAATTACTGCCCGTTTACGACAAACCGATGATTTATTACCCGCTGTCGGTGCTTATGCTGGCAGGTATCCGGGATATTCTGGTTATTACCACACCGGAAGATCAGGTGCACTTTTATTCGGTATTAGGCGACGGCAGTCGGTTTGGCATTAACCTGACCTACGCCATTCAGCCTGAGCCTAAAGGGCTGGCGCAGGCTTTTACCATTGGTCGCAGCTTTATTGGCAATGACCGGGTAGCACTGGTATTGGGAGATAATATCTTTTATGGGCCGGGCTTCTCTCCCAAACTGAAAGAAGCCGCCAAAAAAGAAAAGGGTGCCACACTGTTTGGTTATCAGGTAATGGACCCTGAACGCTTTGGTGTTGTCGCCTACGACAAAACCGGCAAAGTCACGTCTATTGAAGAAAAGCCTGAAAAGCCAAAGTCCAATTACGCTGTAACGGGATTGTATTTTTACGATAACCAGGTGGTGGAACTGGCTAAAGAAGTCAAACCATCTGCCCGTGGTGAACTTGAAATTACCGACCTGAACAAAATGTATCTCGAACAGGGAACCTTACAAGTAGAACGTCTGGTTCGGGGTTTTGCATGGCTGGACACCGGAACGCACGACTCGCTGCTGGAAGCCAGTCATTTTGTGCAAACGATTGAACGCAGACAGGGATTTAAAATCGCCTGTCTGGAAGAAATTGCCTTCAAACAAAATTGGTTAACGCTGGCACAGTTGCAGCGGGCTGGAGAACAGCAAAAGAAAAACAGTTATGGACAATACTTGTTAAATCTGGTGAAAGAAGCATGA